The Thermococcus thermotolerans genome contains a region encoding:
- a CDS encoding TatD family hydrolase, with protein sequence MIIWDDHFHVDPYKGLFLEAVKQFHHAGGTHLVVVYKTAHDYDFSGAKAEDFMKAMDFHIELVEKINRETPVKAYAVVGVHPAEFVYLAEQRGLNYAKNEVMKALEYAQKLCLDGKAIAIGEIGRPHYPVPEEIWEASIELMKYGMALAKEADCAVQLHTESFDEAKFRELGEIVKEVGIKPYRVVKHFSPPLVKIAEEVGVFPSIIASRKNIKAAIEQGNRFMMETDYIDDKRRPGAVLGPKTVPRRTKAFLQNGLFTEEDVYKIHVENPKKVYGVEVEE encoded by the coding sequence ATGATAATCTGGGACGACCACTTCCACGTTGACCCCTACAAGGGACTCTTCCTTGAGGCGGTCAAGCAGTTCCACCACGCTGGAGGGACGCATCTCGTCGTGGTATATAAGACCGCCCACGACTACGATTTTAGCGGAGCGAAGGCGGAGGACTTCATGAAGGCGATGGACTTCCACATCGAGCTCGTCGAGAAGATAAACAGGGAAACTCCGGTCAAAGCCTATGCCGTCGTTGGAGTTCACCCTGCGGAGTTCGTTTATCTTGCGGAGCAGAGAGGGTTGAACTACGCGAAAAACGAGGTCATGAAGGCCCTCGAATACGCACAAAAGCTCTGCCTTGATGGGAAGGCCATAGCCATAGGTGAGATAGGCAGGCCGCACTATCCCGTTCCAGAGGAAATCTGGGAGGCGAGCATCGAGCTGATGAAATATGGAATGGCCTTGGCAAAGGAAGCCGACTGCGCCGTTCAGCTCCACACGGAGAGCTTCGACGAAGCTAAATTCAGGGAGCTGGGCGAGATTGTTAAGGAAGTCGGAATAAAGCCCTACAGGGTCGTCAAGCACTTCTCTCCTCCTCTCGTCAAGATTGCCGAGGAGGTTGGAGTATTTCCGAGCATCATAGCGAGCAGAAAGAACATCAAGGCGGCGATAGAGCAGGGAAACAGGTTCATGATGGAGACGGATTACATAGACGACAAAAGAAGGCCGGGAGCGGTTCTCGGGCCGAAGACCGTGCCGAGGCGCACCAAAGCCTTCCTCCAGAACGGCCTATTCACGGAGGAGGACGTTTACAAAATCCACGTGGAGAACCCGAAGAAGGTCTACGGGGTAGAGGTTGAGGAGTAG
- a CDS encoding DUF3368 domain-containing protein: MRVAVNSSPLIFLAKLKLLNILNELFDEVYITDAVYHETVVEGAGHEEAIDIENVDFLKRASVRNQRVVKFLLEMIDHGEAETIAFALENEIDLVVLDDKDARKVARGFGLRVTGTLGLLLLAKRRRLIKEVRPYIKELRKHGFRISESVLREILEAAGEKSSEKGETAS; encoded by the coding sequence GTGAGGGTTGCGGTGAACTCGTCCCCTCTCATCTTCCTCGCCAAGCTGAAGTTGCTCAATATCTTGAACGAACTTTTCGATGAGGTCTACATCACTGACGCCGTCTATCACGAGACCGTCGTTGAGGGCGCTGGACATGAGGAGGCAATTGACATCGAAAACGTGGATTTTCTGAAGAGGGCTTCAGTTAGAAACCAGAGGGTCGTCAAGTTCCTGCTTGAGATGATTGACCACGGGGAGGCCGAGACGATAGCGTTTGCCCTCGAAAATGAGATTGATTTGGTCGTTCTTGACGACAAGGACGCGAGAAAAGTTGCGAGAGGCTTTGGGTTGAGGGTAACGGGAACCCTCGGGTTGCTTCTCCTCGCCAAAAGGCGGAGGCTGATTAAAGAGGTCCGTCCTTACATCAAGGAACTCAGAAAGCACGGCTTTAGAATCTCCGAGAGCGTTCTCAGGGAGATACTGGAAGCGGCAGGGGAAAAGAGTTCAGAAAAAGGAGAGACAGCCTCATAA
- a CDS encoding UPF0175 family protein — protein sequence MGKKIVVELPGMMKIPDEEIERRVKVELALRLYEKGILSFGQARRLAGLSKWEFIELLAKEGEGIPYDEEELENDLRVLEGLS from the coding sequence ATGGGAAAGAAAATAGTCGTCGAGCTCCCGGGAATGATGAAAATACCCGACGAGGAAATCGAGAGGAGGGTTAAGGTCGAGCTTGCGCTCAGGCTGTACGAGAAGGGTATACTCTCCTTCGGTCAGGCGAGAAGGTTGGCAGGTCTAAGCAAGTGGGAGTTCATTGAACTCCTCGCAAAAGAAGGTGAGGGAATTCCCTACGACGAGGAAGAGCTTGAGAACGACCTCAGGGTTCTGGAGGGACTCTCGTGA